The DNA window ATTACAACATGCCTACGTATTCGGCAGGGGACACGCTCAAGGCAATGTACGCACGAATGCACCCTGAAAAGGAAATAACATTCGAGGAATTTTGGAGGAAAATGAGCCTCGAGGAAAACAGGAAATTCGACGAGGGGCTCAAGGCAATGTTCGAGGATAACTCTCTCGTGGGCGATTCAAGATACACGTCGTACCTGGACAGGACAAAATGCATGCTTGTTTTTGTAAGCGCAGACATGAAAACAAGGTCGTTACGCGCCCTTCTCAGAAGCGAGTATGAGGGCATGACTGTTGAAAGCGTGTCAAAAGTGCTAAGGATGAGGGAGGAGGACGAGCTCAAGACGGGCATAGGGCTGTTCGGTATAGACTATAGGGATCCGGGGCAGTACCACATAACGATGAATTCTGGCATGCTCTCCATAAGGCAGGAAGTTGACACAATAAAAGCCGCATTCGAGTCAAAAACCATCCATCTGTGACGCATTTTCAAAAAGGCGTTATTTACTTCTGCAAATCGCCCCAAAAGCTAAGGTATATAAAAATATATACAAGAATATATTAAGCTGAATATAAAGCCTCGGAAGAAAACCATTACGGAAAGATCGGTAAAAGGGATCTTTTTTTAGGCACTTAATAAAACGCAAGGTCTATTATGCACAGAGGTTCTTTGCAGTATTGGCAGCACAGACGCGCAAGGGGGCGCATGCCCAGAGTGCGCTCTGCACAAGACGGCATAAAAGAGCCAGTCCTGGCAAACTTCGTTGCATACAAGGTCGGGATGGCGCATCTGGCGATGGTTGACGATTCAGAATCCCCGTCAAAGAACATGGAGATAAGCGTGCCATGCACGATACTGGAGGTGCCGCGTGTAGAAATGTACGGTGCAAGATTCTACACAAAAGACGAAAACGGATACAAGAAGATAGCCCTTGAGCTCCACGACAAGGAGGTCTCGAAGAAGCTCAAGGAAAAGAAGCTCAAGAACGACGAAACGAAGCTGGGCCAGATCAAGGATGGCATAGGCACATATTCGGCAATAACGGCCCTTCTTGTGGCTTACCCGAAGGACGTGAAGGTAGGGCAGCACCATACTATGAGGTTCGAATCTGCCATAGGCGGCACAAAGGAGGAAAAGCTCAGCTTCATAAGCGCTAAGCTTGGAAGGGAGGTAAAGCCATCTGACATATTCAAGAGCGGGGAGTTCATAGACATATCCTCGGTGACTAAGGGTAAGGGCTGGCAGGGAACCATCAAGAGGTTCGGGACTGCAAGGCTCTATCACAAAGCAACGAACAAGGTGAGGCACGTAGGGACGCTCGGCCCGTTCACCCCTGGAAAGGTTCTTTTCACCGTGCCGCAAGCTGGGCAGCTGGGATTCAACTACAGGACAGAGACAAACAAGCGCATACTCAAGCTAGGCAGCGCATCGGACGCAAAGGAAGTAAACCCAAAATCCGGGTTCATAAACTACGGCAACGTCAAGAATGACTACATAATAGTTAAGGGCTCTGTGGGCGGCCCTGCAAAAAGGCTTGTAAGACTAAGGAAGTCATCCACGAGAAACAGCAAGGGCATAAAGGAGCCCAAGATAAACCAGATATCAACTAACGCTTGATTTTCATGAAAGAAGCTGAAATACTATCATTGGACGGCAAGGTGAAGGGCAAGATGCCACTGCCGGGAATATTCGAAATCATGGTAAAGCCTGAGCTGATAAGAAGGGCTGTCATAGCCGAGAACACGAAGGCACTCCAGCCCCAGGGGCACTTCCCACTTGCTGGAATGCAGACATCAGCAAGGTACTATGGAAAGATGAACTCATACAGGAGCGGAAGGCACATGGGAAACGCCATAAGGCCAAGGCAGAAGCTCGGTGCTGGCGTACAGGGGCAGGTAAGGAGGATACCGTCTGCAACAAAAGGCAAAAGGGCGCACCCCCACCTGATAGAAAAGACGATGGAAGAGGCCATAAACAAGAAAGAGTACCAAAGAGCCCTTGCCAGCGCAATATCAGCAACCTGCCGCGCCGCAAATTCAACGCCCCTAATAGTTACCGATGACATAGAATCAATAAGCAAGACCAAGGAAATGCTGAAGGTTCTGGGCAGCCTTAAGCTATCTGAAGAAATAAACAAAGGCAAAAATTCCAAACTTAGGAAGGGGCTGAGGCGCTCCTCGCGTATGAAGCGATATCCTAAGTCGATATTGCTGGTTGTCGGCAAGGAAACCCCGGCAATCAAGTCCGCAAGGAACATAGCAGGGGTCGATGCATGTACAACTTCCACCATAACGGCGAACCTTCTGGCCCCTGGGGGAAATCCAGGGAGGGTAACAGTATGGAGCGAGAATGCCGTAAACGGCATAGAAGAGTCTATAAAGAAGCAAAGACCATAATGGTGTAATCAATGAGCATATTAAGGTATCCTCTGGCAACAGAAAAGTCCGTAGGCATAGTCGACAGGGGAAACACCATAACATACGTGGTGGACCAAAGGGCTTCAAAAAAGGAGATAAAGGCCGAATTCGAAAAGAGCTTCAACGTGAAGGTTAAGAGCATAAACATAATCAACATGCCGAAAAATGCCAAGAAGGCATTCATTAAACTGGCCAAGGGGTACAATGCGACCGACGTGGCGCTTAAACTGAAACTGGTGTAAACATATGCCTAAAAAGCTCAGACAGCAGAGGAGGGGCAAGGGAAGCAACGTGTACGGCAAGCTTCCTGGGACGTTTGACATCAGCGTAAGCTATCCTGGTTCTGGAAAGGACATTACCGGCGAGGTCATAGGGATGGTGAACCACACGGGCCATTCCGCGCCATTGATGGAGATACTCTACGAGGACATGGAAACAGGGTACCTGCTTGCGCCTGAAGGCATAAAGATAGGCGACAAGGTAAGAATAGGGAAGTCCCCCGATTATTCATTGGGCAGCGTGGTTGCTATAGGCGACATACCTGAGGGTACCCCGATATACAACGTGGAATCAAATCCCGGCGACGGGGGAAAGCTGGTGAGGAGCGCCGGCGGCACGGCATACGTATCAGTGCATCTGCAAGGCAAAACCACAATAACGCTGCCGTCTAAGTCAATGCTAACCCTGAAAAACGAATGCAGGGCCCAGCTGGGCGTTCTTGCATCTGGTGGCATGACAGACCAGCCGATAGTAAAGGCCGGGAAGAACCACTACATAATGCATGCGATAAACAGGACATGGCCGGTTATAAGGGGCGTAAAGATGAATCCTGTGGATCATCCGTTCGGGGGTAAGCAGCACCACAAGGGCAAGAGCAGCATGACTTCCAGGAATGCACCGCCAGGAAGGAAAGTGGGGCATATCGCAGCCAGAAGGGTGGGAAGGAGGAAGAGATGATATCATGGTAGAGAGGATCGCATTTAGGGGAATGACGCCAACGCAGGTATCCGACATGAGCTTTGAGCAGTACCTGAAGCTGGTCAATTCAAGGGAAAGGAGGGCCATAAAGAGAAACCACCTTGAATTCAAGGAGCTCAACGAAAAAATCGAGAAGTACAAGAAGAACGGGATAAGCAAGCCGATAAGGACCCACGTCAGGGAAGCGGTGATACTTCCTTCATGGATAGGGATGAAGCTCGAAGTACATTCTGGCAAGGAATTCAAGCAGTTGGTGATAACTGCAAACATGCTGGGCCACAGGCTCGGCGAATATGCATATTCAACGAAGCGCGTGCTTCACTCGGCTCCCGGAATAAGGGCAACAAGAGGTAGCAAGTTCCTTGCGGTGAAATAATTGAGGTATTCATACAATCTCGACAGGAAGGGGATAGTCTTTGCCAGCGGGCACGATATCAACGCGAGCTTCAAGGACCTGTGCGCGGTATGCGACGCAATAAGGTACAGGCCAGTCCCATCTGCGCTAAGGATCCTTGACGGCGTGATAGACGGCGGGATGGCCATAGAATTCAGAAGGCACAACAAGTACATGGGCTCAAGGCACGAGCTCCACGGGAAGAAGGGCAGGTATCCTAAAAAATGCGCGTCGATAGTCAAGAAGGTGCTTGTTAACAGCGCGGCAAATGCCAGGGGCAAGGGCGAGGACCCAGATTACATGTATGTGGTTCACGCATCTGCAAACAAGACATACGAGGTCATGCGAATACCGTCAAAAGGCACAAGGGCGGTAAGATCCGGCGGATACGGATATACGAAGATGCGAAGGAGCAATCTCGACTTTGCCAAGTTGGAAATAGGGATAGCTGAGAAGGGCAAGCTGGAGCTTGGGGCAAGGATGAAGAGGGCGCTCGCCTCGACGAGCAAAATGGAGAAGATAGTTGAGAAGCCGGCCGTAAACGCAAAGCAGCAGAAGAAAGAAACCACAAAGGCTACGGAAAAGCCTGCAACGCAAAAGAAGCCCCCGGAAGTCCCGAAGCCGGCAAAGGAAGCGAAGGCCAATAACAATACTGTAAAAGAAAGCGATCAAAAAGGCGATGGAACTAAAAAGGTGTAAACTTGGCAATAGAGACTAAATTCATAGACGATTCGCTCATAAAGCTGAACATATCAAAGTACCTTGGCAGGGAGCTGTCAAGGGCGGGATTCTCAAGGGTAGAAATACAAAAGACCCCAATACTCACCAGGATAACCGTATACGTGCTGAATCCCGGAAGGGTCATAGGGAGGGGAGGCCGCACGATAGACATCATAACAGAGGCAATAAAGACCAGGTTCAAGGTTGAGAACCCGCAGATAAACGTGATGAAGGTCGAGAACAAGATGCTTGAGCCGCTACTTGTGGCAAAGAACATAGCTGAGAAGCTGGAAAGGGGGATGAATGCCAGAAGGATAATACAGTCCACGCTCAGGGAGATAGTTGGCAACGGGGCCCTAGGCGCTGAGATAATAGCGAGCGGCAAGCTTGCAGCCAAGGGCGCCAGGGCGAAGTCCATAAGGAAGAGCCTGGGATACATACCGAAGGCCGGGGACGTGACCGAGCTCGTGAAGGAGGCCAATGCTACCGCATACCCGAAATACGGGGCTATAGGTGTAAGGGTAAGGATAGTTCCTCCCGGGACTGTATTCCCTGACAGGGAGATAAAGCCTATAGAGATTCCAAGATCTATACTGAACAGCTAAGCACGGGCCAAGGCTAATAATGCTTCGGCACATATCATCTATGGAAACAGGGTCGAATAAACATGGTACTAGGATTGTTTGCTGCCATTATCATATCGTTCTTTTCTATGTTCATACCTGGCCTTCTTCTTGCGCTTGCGCTTTTGAGAAAGACTGAGCTTCACATATTTGAGATAGTGGTAATCGGGTTCATATTCGGCCTCATAGCTCCGGCAACAATGACATGGGCCGAGTCGTACCTCATGAGCTACGTGCATGCCTTCTCGTTCTCGCTATCGCTTTTCGAGGCTAATGTACTTGCGCTTACGGTCGTAGGCGCAATCCTGTGCTACTGGCAGGGCGTCTTCAAGGACCTTTCATCAACGCTTCACGGCCTTTCGGGAATGCTCGGCGGCTCGCGGCCTTCAGCAGCCGACGGCAGCTCAAACCCCGAGGCAGAGACGAAGAGGCGCAGCAAATCAATGTGGTGGGTGTGGGCCATACTTGTAGCGCTCATGCTCATAACTTTCTATACCAGGCTGCAGAGCATAGTGATAGCCCCGAAGTTCTTCGAGTTCGATCCGTACTTCGACATGATAGACACACATTACATACTTACGTACGGGCACCAGCTGCTACTTGACCCATCCGCATGGCCTGTAGTTGCTGCAGGGACAAACCACCGGCTTCAGCCGCTGGTTCCGTACCTTGAGGCCTTCTGGTATACTCTAGTAAACGGGCTGCAGTACCACAAATCTGCGTTCAGCACCTCATTAATGAGCTACGTAGGCAGCATATACCCTCCAATAACTGCTGCTCTTCTTGTATTCTCCATATTCGTGCTCCTTTACCATGAATACGACGAGAGGATAGGCCTTATAGGCGCCGCCCTGACCGCAACGATGCCAGTACTTTTCACCACATTCATAGCAGGGGAGCAGCTCGTCGAGCCGTGGGGTATATTCGCTCTGTTCTTCTTCTTTGCAACCTATATGCTTGCCGTTAGAAACCCGAAGGACAAGAGGCTGGCAATACTCGCAGGTATAGCGTTCGCGTCAAACTTTTTGGGCGCACACTACTATACAGTAACAACCGGAGTCCTTGCCATATACATAATATTCGCAGGCCTGATAGACATACTGAGGGGAGAGTCACTGGCAGATTTCTACAAAATGAACGCGATAGTCATAGCAATAATAATA is part of the Candidatus Micrarchaeota archaeon genome and encodes:
- a CDS encoding AAA family ATPase produces the protein MHNYKSIVISGLPASGKSTLVRALAKDYNMPTYSAGDTLKAMYARMHPEKEITFEEFWRKMSLEENRKFDEGLKAMFEDNSLVGDSRYTSYLDRTKCMLVFVSADMKTRSLRALLRSEYEGMTVESVSKVLRMREEDELKTGIGLFGIDYRDPGQYHITMNSGMLSIRQEVDTIKAAFESKTIHL
- the rplC gene encoding 50S ribosomal protein L3, whose protein sequence is MQYWQHRRARGRMPRVRSAQDGIKEPVLANFVAYKVGMAHLAMVDDSESPSKNMEISVPCTILEVPRVEMYGARFYTKDENGYKKIALELHDKEVSKKLKEKKLKNDETKLGQIKDGIGTYSAITALLVAYPKDVKVGQHHTMRFESAIGGTKEEKLSFISAKLGREVKPSDIFKSGEFIDISSVTKGKGWQGTIKRFGTARLYHKATNKVRHVGTLGPFTPGKVLFTVPQAGQLGFNYRTETNKRILKLGSASDAKEVNPKSGFINYGNVKNDYIIVKGSVGGPAKRLVRLRKSSTRNSKGIKEPKINQISTNA
- the rplD gene encoding 50S ribosomal protein L4, which encodes MKEAEILSLDGKVKGKMPLPGIFEIMVKPELIRRAVIAENTKALQPQGHFPLAGMQTSARYYGKMNSYRSGRHMGNAIRPRQKLGAGVQGQVRRIPSATKGKRAHPHLIEKTMEEAINKKEYQRALASAISATCRAANSTPLIVTDDIESISKTKEMLKVLGSLKLSEEINKGKNSKLRKGLRRSSRMKRYPKSILLVVGKETPAIKSARNIAGVDACTTSTITANLLAPGGNPGRVTVWSENAVNGIEESIKKQRP
- a CDS encoding 50S ribosomal protein L23, yielding MSILRYPLATEKSVGIVDRGNTITYVVDQRASKKEIKAEFEKSFNVKVKSINIINMPKNAKKAFIKLAKGYNATDVALKLKLV
- a CDS encoding 50S ribosomal protein L2; this translates as MPKKLRQQRRGKGSNVYGKLPGTFDISVSYPGSGKDITGEVIGMVNHTGHSAPLMEILYEDMETGYLLAPEGIKIGDKVRIGKSPDYSLGSVVAIGDIPEGTPIYNVESNPGDGGKLVRSAGGTAYVSVHLQGKTTITLPSKSMLTLKNECRAQLGVLASGGMTDQPIVKAGKNHYIMHAINRTWPVIRGVKMNPVDHPFGGKQHHKGKSSMTSRNAPPGRKVGHIAARRVGRRKR
- a CDS encoding ribosomal protein S19 family protein, producing MVERIAFRGMTPTQVSDMSFEQYLKLVNSRERRAIKRNHLEFKELNEKIEKYKKNGISKPIRTHVREAVILPSWIGMKLEVHSGKEFKQLVITANMLGHRLGEYAYSTKRVLHSAPGIRATRGSKFLAVK
- the rplV gene encoding 50S ribosomal protein L22, translated to MRYSYNLDRKGIVFASGHDINASFKDLCAVCDAIRYRPVPSALRILDGVIDGGMAIEFRRHNKYMGSRHELHGKKGRYPKKCASIVKKVLVNSAANARGKGEDPDYMYVVHASANKTYEVMRIPSKGTRAVRSGGYGYTKMRRSNLDFAKLEIGIAEKGKLELGARMKRALASTSKMEKIVEKPAVNAKQQKKETTKATEKPATQKKPPEVPKPAKEAKANNNTVKESDQKGDGTKKV
- a CDS encoding 30S ribosomal protein S3 → MAIETKFIDDSLIKLNISKYLGRELSRAGFSRVEIQKTPILTRITVYVLNPGRVIGRGGRTIDIITEAIKTRFKVENPQINVMKVENKMLEPLLVAKNIAEKLERGMNARRIIQSTLREIVGNGALGAEIIASGKLAAKGARAKSIRKSLGYIPKAGDVTELVKEANATAYPKYGAIGVRVRIVPPGTVFPDREIKPIEIPRSILNS